Genomic window (Canis lupus dingo isolate Sandy chromosome 6, ASM325472v2, whole genome shotgun sequence):
AATCTCAGGGGTGCTCAAGAATATAGGGAGGCAGTCAGATCTTCAGGAGAAGAGGAACCACtacaaatatgaaaaacagagaaTTTAACACGCATAAGTGATGGAATCTAAGAACTGAAAGAGGCAGCAGTGAGGCAGACCAGAGATTCACAAcggcaggaaggagggaagccaATCCCACCTCTAAGGGGAAGGCAAActagtcttttttcttcttctttttttttttttttagattgtatttatttatttgagagagtcagagagagagagagagagagagagcaggagcaggggggagagggagaagcaggctccctgctgagctgggagaccaaggtgggactcaatcccaagaccccaagatcatgacctgagctgaaggcacacatgcttaactgattgagccacccaggtgccccagggcaaACTAGTCTTAGGGGagctggagccacccaggtgaggCAGCCCCTGCCAGCGACTcccaaggcagagagggagacacataccctggtttctctctccctcccatccttATCCATGCCTCCAACTACTTGCCGGGCAGCTGACAAGAAAACCTGGGAAAAGTGGTCTTCAGGGCAAATCCTCTGTGATATAGAACAGAGCACAGGACTGGCACTTACAAGGATGAGTCAAAGAAACTCTCAAAAATTTCGAGCCTGGGGGTGCCTCAgggactcagtcagttgagcacctgccttcagctcaggtcaggatcccggggtcctgggatccagccccgcattgggctccctactcaatggggtgtctgcttctcccactcctccccccatgctctatctctttctctcagataaataaataaaatcttttttaaaaaaattacgagactatggaggaaaatgaaatacatgtgataaaaagtaaattctaaaacgatttcaggggcacctgggtggctcagtcggttaagtgtccaactcttgatttcagctcaggtcttgatctcagggtcatggattcaagtcccatgtcagcatggagcctgcttgagattctgtgtctccctcttcctccgcccctccaccccagagcactctctttcttaaaaaaacaaacaaaccaaaaacccaaatGAAGGTTTCCCTCTAGCCAGCCCACAGGAAGGGCAGCTCACCTTGCTCATGGTGCTTATAACCTTAACCTTGGTTAGCCAGGCACCAGAAAGGGTTCCAGGCAAATCTGGATGCTTCTGGCAACCCCCGACCCAATTCCTGCTCTTTTCTGCCTCTACTTACCTTCTTCCTGTCTTCTCAACTGCCAGTGCCCCTCCTTGCCTTTCTCATACTaacattctctcccttccttctcctttacaGGTTGTTTTCCATTTGGCCATATAAAACTTTCTTGCAAACACGTAGGAAAGTTAAACCTGAACAATTCATTCAGCTATTATACATGGAATTCAGTTTGCAGAAAGCCAGACACCATTGTAAAATCCCTAATTATATCTTGTCTCTGAGACACAACCCGATTCTGTATTTCTGGTGTTTTCtccatggtttttaaattttttttctttcataattaaaCACACAATCAGCTTATGTCCGTGGAGCATCTGATTGAAGCTTCAGACCCTCATACTTTCTGCTTACCTAATAATTTCCATCTTTGTTCGATTGAATTAAGTTCATCTAATCCGTGCTCCTGGATACTTATGGTAGCAACTTGGGCTTCTCTCTGTTCCAGTTATTTTGACCAGATATGGgggaaatgcaataaaatatcgAAATAGTTTCCCAAGCAGGTGTTGTTGAACAAAGAGGGCAAAAATCACTAAAAGTGACTGGACAGCCACTCCACCAGATGACTCCTCAAAACGTATGTTTGGCCGTCAGTGTAGCCACACGGTGAATGAGGGAGGCATTTGGGGATTCCAGCACTTGCCCAGCTGGGTAGGACCAAGGTCAAAGACCCATTGAGCTGAAAATCACTTTGTCCCCAGAAATTGGATCATTCACATGTCAGAACACACACTCTTGGAACATTGATATTGAATGGAGCCTGCTGATGGCATGAGAGGAAATGTCAAATAGATGTAAGACTTGCTATTGGTCTGTGTGGTCCTTGTGGCCCATTTGGAGAGACCAGACCATGAGAAATAGAGAACTAAACCAACCAGCCTGCCCCTGGAAGGTCAGAAACGTGTGCTCCGGGTGGTCCAGGAGCGGTTATGGGGGCTCACTGGAGACTTCCTGGAAGAGCTGGTCCTGGATCCAGGACCTTGAAGAATTTAGGAAGCTTAAGGAATGGGAACATCAGATGTTCCAGTTGGAGAAGCCCATGGGAGGAGATGTTATATGCACTAAGGGCACTAGAGTCAGACAGTCCTGGACTAGTCCTAGCTCCGCCTCGTCCTCCTCACACCATCTGACCAAGGAGACCAAGCATGTGAAGCTCTCCCACAGTTAGCTCGACTGAGTGCTCAATAGTAGGAGCTGTTAATGATTTCATTTGTTAGAATCCTAGACATCTCAGGGCGTCAGTTCTTACTTAGCGGTCCCATGTCAGCTCATCTTTGCGAGGGCATGCAAGCCCTGCCTCGCTCaccctcttttccctccctttcctccaatTCGGGCTGCTGTTACAACAATACTACAGACAGGGGGGctgataaacaacagaaatttatttctcccagttccaGGGGCTGGAAGTTTAAAATCAGGGTGCCAGCACAGCTGAGTTCTTGGTGAGAGCTCGCTCTGAGGTTCACAAATGGGCCATCTTCATGCTGCATCCTCACAGGGTGGAAGGGGTGACAGCGCTCTCTGGCATCTCTTTCTTCAGGCCCCTCATCTCActcctgagggctccaccctcacgaTCCAATCACCTCTCAAAGTCCCCAcgtcctaataccatcacatcgggggttaggtttcaacatatgaatttgagaggGACCCTAAGATTTAGTTTATAACAGTATTTGCTAAGCAACTCCCTGAACGTGACTGCCTGGAGAACCATGTCAGGAAAGATGCTGAGGGCCAGGGGTCTAAGTGCTTCTGGAATGGAGTAGTAATTTCTTCCACAAACACAAAATTAAGGAGAATAAACATGGGTGCTTTGATTTGCTACCAATGGCTCAAGACAAAGGCGATCCAATAGTGGGCATTTTCGACAAGATGGCAGCCTTTGGAGGGTGGCCATTCCAATGAAGCCAATGAGAGCAGATATACTTTGTGGCAACATAGAGGGTCCATCCACATAGTCCTGTTTTGAAGTGAGTTGTTCGCTAGGTGTTAGGTCCGAGGCTGATAATTACTACCTTATAATAACTTCCTCATCACACCAAACTTTACCTTTTAATGCCAGGTGGAAGCCAAAACTAGGAATCCCCTGTCCAGTGGGATCTGTGCCTCTGGGTCTGGGAACCCTGTGAGTGCGGTGTGGCTTTTGTTCAGCCATGTGCTTTCACTTGCTTTGTCCAACCTCCTGACCTTGGCCAATGGCATCTCCCAGGCTCGCTGACGTCAGAGCACTGGGTAAGCCTTCATCGCCCCCCACGGTCTTCCTGCAGCAACCCCATGTACCATGTGCCCACATGACTACAACCCAAGAAGGAAAGGCAGTGGTGGAAGCTGGGCCCTTTCCAGATGCCTGTGTCTGTTTATCAGGAAGGAGAGTATGTCCAAAGTGTCCCTTACAAACTTCCCCTCACATCCAATCGGCCAAACTGGGTTTTATGGCCAGCGTTAGCTCTAAAGGAGGCTGGAAAGTGAAATCTAGCTTGCCTAACTTCTGCAGGCAACAGGCAAAGGGATTAGACATGGCTGTGGAGTAAGCAACCAGTAGTATAATTTCTGTGCCCGAGTGCCAGTTTGATGCGAGGATTCACTGAGTTCATGGGTGCAAAACAAGCACAGTGcgcagaaaacattttaatgatcaAATGAAAATCTCTATGtctatctctccatccatccatctctatttctttgttatttttggcAGCAGACTGCCTTCAGTGTCCTCCACTGATTTCTTTTGTTAGGTGAATTATTTTATAAGCTCTTTGCAATAGGAGGTAAGAATCTCCCAAAAGATCCCAATGCCTTCTGCTATGGTTTGAATatttgtgccccccccccccccccccgccaggttcgcatgttgaaatcctaacaccCAGTGTGATCATATtaagaggtggggcctttgggaggtgcttatGCCATGAGAgtgaagccctcatgaatgggattagtgaccTCATgcaagagaccccacagagctccccTAACCCCTTCctccatgtgaggatacagtgagaagTCTGTGACCCAGAAGACGGCCCTCACCTGACCATGCTGACACCCTGACCTTGGATTTTTGCCCCCAGAACTGTTCTGGAGAAATAGAGTTCTGTTGTTGGAAAGCCATCTAGTCGATGGCATTTAGATATAGCAGCCTGAAAAGACACTTTGTAAGGAGAGTGGACTGTTAACTGAAGAACTTTGGTTTTGCTGAGTGGGCTCTGCTAAGTTCAAGCCCAGGGCTGAATTTTCCAGGAAAGCAAAAGATTTTGGAGAtggaatgtgagaaaaaaaaaattagtatgatAAGTAAAGACTTGCTGCATAAGGAGGGCttttgagagaaaacaaaaatgtctagTGGAGATTTGTCTTAAATTATTTCATGTGCATAATGtagtatattttctttgtctcttcacGATATTGTCAATATGTTCCAGCTTGTTCACTTGTGTTTTGGAggcagatttaaatttttaagatgaaTCGCAGTGCTAAGATCTGCTTTGAACCAGGATGAATCCAATCCAGGGGTGCCTATGAAAGACAGTCacgcagcctgggtggctcagcagtttagcgccaccttcagcccagggtgtgatcctggagacccgggatcgagtcctgcgttgggctccctgcgtggagcctgcttctccctctgcctgtgtctctgcctctctctctctctctcatgaataaataaataaaatcttaaaaaaaaaaagaagaagaagaaaagacagtcACATCTGGGTGATGTAATTAAAGAAAGAGCAGGATTGCATCATACCGTCAATTGATGTTGGTCCAGGAAGGTTAACAAGGATTGCTTTCAATTTTCAACTCTGTCCTATGAAAAGAGGCAAGGAGTAACATGCAATGGCGTTGCTCACATTTGCAGCTGGGAAGAGAATGTCTTTGTATATGACCTGGTGAACAGCTGTGTGCCTGGGATCCCAGCTGACATCTGGACAGGGCTTCATGATCATAGACAGGTAAGAAAGCAATAGCCATCAGGCCCTCTTGGAAGCTCCAGCCAAGACGCCACTTCAATTTAGCCAATCTTTCGCATGGCATCTAAATGCCAGGTGACTGCTACGTGccccacacacagagagaaatcaGACACCAAGACGTCCCAGTTAGAATATAGTGGTGCAAAAGAGCATATGATGGGAACACAGTATGGTCAGAGAAGCCTCCGTTTGGGTTTGAGTTCCCAAGAAGTCATACACAAACGTGTAATTACATGTGCAAGAGATTTCTGTGGGGAAAGATCttggaggataaaaaaaaaaaaaaaaaggaggcagggaaggtgTCCAGGCAGACAGAAATGTGGGTCTGAGACCTgtgaggggagcaggggaaggaaggcCGGAGAGGAAGAGCCTCTGATCACAGCATATGATCTGAGAAAGATTTGGTTAGGCCAGTGGGGAGTTGCCTGAGTTGTCTCTCGGGCAAGAAGGCCATTAGAGGAGTGCTGCACCCGGCAGGAATGAGCCATCGCACCCTCGAGTATTTGCTGAGACAGGGCCTGGGCACAGCCTGGAGGAAGCCAGGTCTCTCTGTGAAGGCAGGGATGGACCCAAGGGGGCAGGCGAGTTCAGGCCGTCAGTCAGCTATGTTCCCTGTAGCCGGTCCTCCTAAAGGAGCTCTCAGCAGTGTCCTTCCATGGCCACCCCGGCCCCCTAGTTGAGAGACGTTTAAGCTGGTGTCTAATGGATACATAGGAGTCAgctagaggaagaagcaggtagAGGGAATAGCATGGGCCAAAGGCCTGAAGTGTGAGCGCTCGTGACCCATTCAAGGACCTTAAAGACAAGCGAGTCTGGGATGCAGAGTGGGGCAGGGGTCGATGGGTTAATGGTGAGGCGTTGGGCCAAAAAGGATAGCCAGCGCCAGACCTTATAGCTGGTGATATCCCTGCAGACTCCACGGGGACACTGTGTCCCCATACTTGCCCTGGGTGAGCTGAATACTGTCTCTCTTCTGCACCTGTGCTGCCAGCCTCACCCCAGAGTACTGTGGGGCACAGGTCTCCAGTTCCAGCTCCTGTCCTGTCACTTACTGGTGGCCAGTAAGATGACTTggggcaaatttttttttttttttttttttttacctctctgggcttcagtttcctcagatACAAAACTGGGACAATGATAATAATGCCTTGATGTAAAAACGTAATAGAGCTTAGCCTGATGCTTGGCACACTATCACAGCTCATTAGGCTGGTGAGAGCTGCTGTCAAAGGAGCAAAAGTAACCATAGTGGCCAAACTCAATAGAGATCTATCTTTTAAATCCATAGAGTTCATCTGGCAAGAACCTATATAGaagttgtaatttaaaaaaaaaaaacaacccacatttCTATTTGTAATAGTAACTTTAAAATAGGACTATGTGGGTTGGGGGGGTgttgggcagctcagtcggttaagcatctgactcttggtttcgaatcaggtcctgatctcagggtcgtgagatcgagacccaggttgggctccctgctcatcgaggggtctacttgaagattctctttctccctctgcccctctccccacttgtgtgtgtATGCTcacatgcgtgctctctctctctctctctctctctgtctctcaaataaataaatgttaaaataaagtgGGATtataagggtgcctggctggctcggtcagaagagcgtgcaactcttgatcttgaggtcatgagttcaagccccacattgggcatagagagtgcttaagtaaataaataaacctttaaaaatatatatatgaaatgaaatgggATGATGAAGACACTCAACTGGGCTTAAGGAACTTGTATTACAACATTTAAGAATGATAGGACAGTAAAGgggcttgtttttttaaattttcttttcggGGCTGGGGCACCAGGAACCGGGTACCAGCTAAGTCCTCCATGGGCTTTACCCCATCAGTCCCCCAGGACCTTTCTGGGGGCAGACATCAGCCCCATGGTAACGGTGCGGAAACTGACACGGAGAGGTAAGGTCCCTTGTCCAGATTGCAGTGAAGAGGTGGGTAGAGCTGCAGGGACAAGCTCTGACCTCTCTGGGAGGCGCATGCCATGCCCGTGATCGCCCCCTCCACAATCATCAGTGCTCCGGGGGAGACTTTTCTAAGAACTTGAATAAATGCAGAAACGGCTTGTGTTCCAGAACATTGCAAAGATGTAGTCCTCTCCACAGTTaatttgcacatttattttaacACCAATCAAATTCCCGACAGGCGTTCTCTTGTAATTGGACAGAGCGGTCCCACGTCGGGCAAGAAAAATACACCCTCTGtggacaaaaggaaagaaatgaagggtGACCCCTGTCTgctggtaaattaaaaaaaaaaaaaagtgtagtagGTAAggtcttgggttcaaatcccagcactAATGCTTTATGAAGCTGTACGACTTTGGCTGGCTAGACCACTCCGATctcggtttcctcacctgtgaaatggggatgagggTGCCCACCTTGAGGACAGCGAGGTGAAAGCACCTGGCGTGGCCTCTGATAAGGCTTCACTGAGCAGCAGCTGGCAGTGGTGGCACAACACTATCTCACAGCCACCAAGGACCTCTGTCCTGCTCCATAGGGAGGTGTTGGGTGTCATTCCCCAGCTGGGGCTGGCTCTCATGCCAGATCTTTCTCTCGTGGGCTTGCTTCCTCCACTCGGGATGGGACCGCCCAGGAAGGCCAGTTTGAGTGGACGGACGGCTCCTCCTATGACTACAGCTACTGGGACGGGAGCCAGCCAGATGACGGCGTCCACGCGGACCCCGAAGAGGAGGATTGTGTGCAGATATGGTACCGGCCCAGCAGCGGTGGGtgccccagggagcagggctcctgcaggggtgctggggaggtGCCATGGGCAGCCAATTAGGTTGCTGGGGGCGCCAGGGGCCTTCTCCACGGTGGATGCAGTTTAAACGGTACGTGGCGGTGCGTGGTTGACATGCAGGCTGCAATCTGCGATCCGAATGAAAAGGTATTAGTGGTAGGGGCGGGGCCAGGGTGGGGAGCACTTGTACAAGGAGCAAAGGACAGGATGGTGCTTCTGTGTCAGCTGGCCAGGGCACCCACGTGCAACCCTAGCCCAGGCTCCCGAGGACTGGAACCGAGGCCTGGCTGCAGAAGCACGCAGGTATAAGTGGTGAAAAGAATACACACCAGGGTTCaagccccagccctgctgctctCCAGCTCTGTGTCCTTGCAGGGAATTACGTGTGCTCTCGGACATCCCGTGtgcccttctgtaaaatgggtttagTAAGCGTTCCTACCCACAGGGCAGATCTGGGGGTTATAGGAGATACAGCTGGGCTGGCCTGGAACCCCGGCTCCACCCCTTATTAATCTCGGGGGCCCAAAGTGAACGCCTTCACCTCTTGGTGCCTGGatgtcttcatctgcaaaatgagataaTGCTACTTAACTTGCAGGGTTGctgtgaagaagaaagaagctaATGCACATAAGGTGGCCACTATGGCTTGCATGCAGTATTAGCAATCGCCGCCATCAGGATTAAGGGTATCATTACTCCTCACACCAACCCTGAGAAGTAAAAACTATCAATATTCTCATTTGGCAGATGAAGAAacggaagctcagagaagttcagtgatttgctcatggtcacacagcaagtagTGAAGCGGTTTCAAACAAAGATCTACTGAAGTCCAGATTCAAGCACTCAACTGCTACTCCCTGggtgctctttttcttttcctggtcaGGAGAGGCAGGTATGGAACAGGGACTTGCTACCCTAGAGGCCAGGCTGGAGCCTGGGAGCCAGAGCTGGGCCAAGTATCAGGGTGAAGTTTGTCTTGCCCTATCCACAGTGGCAAGTCAGGACTAGCCttatgagagagaaaggctgGACAGCAGCCTCATCAAGCATCAGCAAGAAAGGGGTGCCAATGCAGATGTGAGGCCACTGGAGAGGGCTTTTACTCCAGTGGGGTGGTGAGGTGACTTTTACTGTGGTAGGTGGACCCTCACCCAGattctctgcttctttccatCACAGCTCTGAGGTCCTGGAATGATAACACCTGCAACCACAAGTTCCCCTTTGTCTGCAAGATCGCCTCTCTGACCATTCACTGATCCAGTCTTGGCCCCTCACAGTGAGCCCAGCTCCAACACCATCTTGTAGCTGTACGTAACGTAGATGAAACAATAATGTGAAACACAGATGAGATAGAGTTCCCAGGCAGAGATTTGAAGCAAGCAAGCTTTAATGATACAGAGTGGTTACTTGGTCATAAGTGACAGGATACACAAGATAAACTGGCTTGATAAATAAAAAGGGGTGGCAGGTTTGTTGCCCCAACTAAACAGAAGTCCGAGGTTGTTCTAGATTCAGACTTGAATTTCATTGGCCTGGCTCAGCGCATTCCACTTTGGTGTATGTTGGTTGGCTAGGCCCTGCCTAGATGCACATCTCTGGGCAGGAAGGGATGGGAGTCAATACCATCTGAACCACGTGGGCCTAAAGAGGTTGGTGGTtccccaaagaaaaacaaaaatattaacaaatctaTACATTGCCAGTGGGAGAATAAAACGGTGAAGCCATCCTGGAAAACAacatggtggttcctcaaaaagttgaacatagaattaccatatgacccagcaattccaatgCTGGGTATATACCCAATGGTATTGAAGACAGGTATTCGAAGGTGAAGggtcatagtagcattattcacaatggccccCAAAGTGGAAACATCTTTGGGGGTACCACCCAGATGACCTCATCCCATGGGTCAGGGTCCCAACTAGGGCCCTTGACCATAGTCAAGCCTTGACCATAGCCTTGCTTAGGAGCTTAACTGCCTTTGAAGTTCGATCCCTCTCAGTCCTGGGCTTGGTCTGCCCTCCTGCCAGCTTCTTTGTCTGCAACCAAAGAAGTTTCTTGGCTTTCACTTCTAGAGCAAGGGTCTGTTACTTGTCCTTGGCTGATGAGTATCCTTCTGTAGAGCATCAAAGCCTTGTAGCAACAGCCATCCAACCTAGTTATGCTCAGGGGTACTGTATTCTCTGTTCATCGACTGCCTGATACATGGCCTCTCCTACAGCATTCCCTGCCCCCCAGTACATCCTCCCAGTTCAGTCCATCGAGTTACAACCACCTTGTGCCAGGGCCTGTCTGGGTTCTACCCACCACTACCAATTGCCAGCATAGAGGGAAGCCATCCTGCCCCTAAGCTCTGCCTTGTTGCCTGCTTCTTCAGACCACTCCCAGTATCAGTGGTTCTAGACTGGGTTTTCTGGTAGCAGTTGCTGAAACAGAGTTTGGCATAGAGGTCATTTATTAGGAACCAATACCTGtgagaggaaagcagaggaaCAAGTGGACCTGAGATGTGACCTGGTGAATTATCAGCCAGCCTGGCAGGGAGATCCAGGAGAAATATTGACATCGGAGCAGACCACATGGGGCTGAGATGGCCAGGCCATTCAGTCAGTGACACAGGTTTCCCCAGAAAGGATGTTACTTCTCCGGGGCTGATGCTGACCCTGAAGGAGCTAACAGCTAAGAGCTCTTTGCCCTCTTCCCCCGGAGGGGGATCTGAGTGGGGCAGCTCCATGTTACCACAACTGGAATCACAAAGACATAAGTTcaaagcacctgggtggctcagtctgttaagcatccaactcttgatttcagctcaggtcatgatatcagggtcatgggatcgagccctaagttgggctctgtgctgagcgtggagcctacttaggattctctctctctctctcttctcccttagcccctcctcccttctttcaaataataaataaaatatatctttaaaaaaaagacatagattcAAATCCCACCATTTCCACTTACCATGTGACCCCATttaagtgacttaacctctctgagtgtCAGTTTTCTCCTTGGAAAAATGGAGATGCATTCCCCTCCAGCTCTGACTGTGATTTATCAGGAAGCTCTGGGTAACGAGGAGCTCTCCATAGGTGACTTTTCCTGAAAACTAAAACTCATTCCCCAAGCATCACaactaactctttttttttcctactttgaatAGGAATCTTCTAAACAGTGTTATACATTTCCCTGCTTCCCTAAACAGATGATATTCAACAAGATTAGTCTTTTCTTGATGATTCAGGGTCATGTGCGCTTCATCTACTTCAGGTATTTTTGTCGCCTGTCATCATATCTGGGTGTCAGTGTGCCAGTCTCTGACAGCCCACAGAATCTCCCATCTTTTCTAGACTGTTGCTGCTGAGATGCTGTGGGCAGGGAAGCCAGGCAACCAAGCCTGAGAATAACccatgagagagaaagtgagagagagagggtggggggaaagcAGGGGAGATAGATAAgtgatggatgcatggatggatggatgggcagatgggtgggtggatggatggatggatagatgggcagatggatgaatggatggacggGTGGATAGGTGGAAGGATGGGTGGATGCATGCATGAATGCATGCATGGATggaatggatgggtagatggatgggtggatagatgggcagatagatgaatggatggatgggtagatgggtggatgcatgcatgaatgcatggatggatggatggatgggtagatggatgggtagatagacgggcaga
Coding sequences:
- the CLEC19A gene encoding C-type lectin domain family 19 member A, which codes for MQRWGSWAAASLALLCAQAFPQTDISISPAMPELPRASLCPLFWMEFKGHCYRFFPLNKTWAEADFYCSEFSIGRKSAKLASIHSWEENVFVYDLVNSCVPGIPADIWTGLHDHRQEGQFEWTDGSSYDYSYWDGSQPDDGVHADPEEEDCVQIWYRPSSALRSWNDNTCNHKFPFVCKIASLTIH